The sequence TGCAGGTAGTGAACTAAAGTCACATGTTACAGCATTACCGGACAATGTACATTCTGGTGATGGTGAAACACTTTGTCCTGTAACTTGTGATGGTAAGACATCAGAGACGATGACATTGGTTGCAGCGTCTGGTCCATTGTTATCAATTTCTAGTGTATAGTTAATGATTGATTGTTCAGATGGAATTTCGTATTCGATGTGTAGTAATGGAGCTTTGTTTGGATTAGTTTCATATGAGATAGCATCTCTGTCAGCACTTCCACTATCTTCTTCAACAATTATTGCAATAGAGTTTCCACTGTTCCAACCATTTCTGTCAACTACCTCTTGAATTAGTGCAGTAATGTCAGGAGTCTGTTGTGGTGCACCTGCAGTTCCTTCTCCAATCCAGTCAGGAATTATCCAGCTGACAGAAGCTGAAGTTGTAGGTCTAGAAGAGATATTCTCATCCTGGTTGGTAAAGGTTTGTGGATTATCAGAATCTTGGGCAAATATCTTTACTTTGGCATATCCTGTATCCTCATCATCTTCGGTTGTAAATTGTACATATGCATTGGTGATTGTTGCACCATCTGGAATTTCAATTCCATTGAATCTCATACCGACATATTCTTCTTCATTTAGATCAAGGTCGCTAGAGTTTAGTGATACATCTTCATCATCATCTTCTTCTGCATCATCAGTACCAGTTGCTACTCGAACATCAATTACTCCAGTAGTACCACCAGATGTGATTAATTCTCCAGACTTTACTATGGATACGTCAGCGTCATTTCCTAATGAAACTACGGTAATTGTAATTGTTTCAAAGTCATCTAGTGATGGTGTTCCATCATCAGTTACTCTTACTGTAACAGTAAATGTTCCAATAGTAGTTGGAGTCCATGAGAATTCTCCAGTAAGTGAATCAATTGTTGCACCTGGTGGGGCGCCTGCATCAAGTGAGAATGTTAGTGATTGAGGGGGCACTTCTGCATCAGTTGCAGTTGCAGTAAATGTCAATGTGGTAGACTCATCCACTGATTGATCACCAATTGGTGAAAGAACTGGAGTAGTGTTTAGAGTCACTACTGTGATAGTTTGGTCTGCACTGACAGAGTTGCCTGTTGCATCAGTTGCAGTCCATGTTCTAGTGATTACTTCGATGATGTTTCCAGTTCCTGGAACTGATACATCGCTAAATGTTACTGTTGGTGCTGGAAGTGCATTATCAGTTGCAGTTGCAAAGCCAGTGTTGGCAGGAGTTGTGTCTGCTGGGAATTCTAATGTTACATCAGCTGGGACTGTAAGAACTGGGTCTGTGGTATCTTGTATAATGTAAGTTCTAGTAACTGGTGCTGCTGCATTTCCTTGAGCATCAACTGAGTTGTAAGTGATGACGTAGGTTCCTGGTGTGCTAGTGTCAACTGAACCAGTTGTGGTGACAGTTGAACCATCATCAGTAGTGACTCCATCTAATAGATCTGGTGATGGTGAGCCAGCTTCTAGTGTAATGGTATCAGGTGTAACTGTGATGGTTGGTCCTACAGTATCTTGTACTGTGATAGTTTGGTCTGCACTGACAGAGTTGCCTGTTGCATCAGTTGCAGTCCATGTTCTAGTGATTACTTCGATGATGTTTCCAGTTCCTGGAACTGATACATCGCTAAATGTTACTGTTGGTGCTGGAAGTGCATTATCAGTTGCAGTTGCAAAGCCAGTGTTGGCAGGAGTTGTGTCTGCTGGGAATTCTAATGTTACATCAGCTGGGACTGTAAGAACTGGGTCTGTGGTATCTTGTATAATGTAAGTTCTAGTAACTGGTGCTGCTGCATTTCCTTGAGCATCAACTGAGTTGTAAGTGATGACGTAGGTTCCTGGTGTGCTAGTGTCAACTGAACCAGTTGTGGTGACAGTTGAACCATCATCAGTAGTGACTCCATCTAATAGATCTGGTGATGGTGAGCCAGCTTCTAGTGTAATGGTATCAGGTGTAACTGTGATGGTTGGTCCTACAGTATCTTGTACTGTGATAGTTTGGTCTGCACTGACAGAGTTGCCTGTTGCATCAGTTGCAGTCCATGTTCTAGTGATTACTTCGATGATGTTTCCAGTTCCTGGAACTGATACATCGCTAAATGTTACTGTTGGTGCTGGAAGTGCATTATCAGTTGCAGTTGCAAAGCCAGTGTTGGCAGGAGTTGTGTCTGCTGGGAATTCTAATGTTACATCAGCTGGGACTGTAAGAACTGGGTCTGTGGTATCTTGTATAATGTAAGTTCTAGTAACTGGTGCTGCTGCATTTCCTTGAGCATCAACTGAGTTGTAAGTGATGACGTAGGTTCCTGGTGTGCTAGTGTCAACTGAACCAGTTGTGGTGACAGTTGAACCATCATCAGTAGTGACTCCATCTAATAGATCTGGTGATGGTGAGCCAGCTTCTAGTGTAATGGTATCAGGTGTAACTGTGATGGTTGGTCCTACAGTATCTTGTACTGTGATAGTTTGGTCTGCACTGACAGAGTTGCCTGTTGCATCAGTTGCAGTCCATGTTCTAGTGATTACTTCGATGATGTTTCCAGTTCCTGGAACTGATACATCGCTAAATGTTACTGTTGGTGCTGGAAGTGCATTATCAGTTGCAGTTGCAAAGCCAGTGTTGGCAGGAGTTGTGTCTGCTGGGAATTCTAATGTTACATCAGCTGGGACTGTAAGAACTGGGTCTGTGGTATCTTGTATAATGTAAGTTCTAGTAACTGGTGCTGCTGCATTTCCTTGAGCATCAACTGAGTTGTAAGTGATGACGTAGGTTCCTGGTGTGCTAGTGTCAACTGAACCAGTTGTGGTGACAGTTGAACCATCATCAGTAGTGACTCCATCTAATAGATCTGGTGATGGTGAGCCAGCTTCTAGTGTAATGGTATCAGGTGTAACTGTGATGGTTGGTCCTACAGTATCTTGTACTGTGATAGTTTGGTCTGCACTGACAGAGTTGCCTGTTGCATCAGTTGCAGTCCATGTTCTAGTGATTACTTCGATGATGTTTCCAGTTCCTGGAACTGATACATCGCTAAATGTTACTGTTGGTGCTGGAAGTGCATTATCAGTTGCAGTTGCAAAGCCAGTGTTGGCAGGAGTTGTGTCTGCTGGGAATTCTAATGTTACATCAGCTGGGACTGTAAGAACTGGGTCTGTGGTATCTTGTATAATGTAAGTTCTAGTAACTGGTGCTGCTGCATTTCCTTGAGCATCAACTGAGTTGTAAGTGATGACGTAGGTTCCTGGTGTGCTAGTGTCAACTGAACCAGTTGTGGTGACAGTTGAACCATCATCAGTAGTGACTCCATCTAATAGATCTGGTGATGGTGAGCCAGCTTCTAGTGTAATGGTATCAGGTGTAACTGTGAATGGTTGGTCCTACAGTATCTTGTACTGTGATAGTTTGGTCTGCACTGACAGAGTTGCCTGTTGCATCAGTTGCAGTCCATGTTCTAGTGATTACTTCGATGATGTTTCCAGTTCCTGGAACTGATACATCGCTAAATGTTACTGTTGGTGCTGGAAGTGCATTATCAGTTGCAGTTGCAAAGCCAGTGTTGGCAGGAGTTGTGTCTGCTGGGAATTCTAATGTTACATCAGCTGGGACTGTAAGAACTGGGTCTGTGGTATCTTGTATAATGTAAGTTCTAGTAACTGGTGCTGCTGCATTTCCTTGAGCATCAACTGAGTTGTAAGTGATGACGTAGGTTCCTGGTGTGCTAGTGTCAACTGAACCAGTTGTGGTGACAGTTGAA comes from Nitrosopumilus oxyclinae and encodes:
- a CDS encoding immunoglobulin-like domain-containing protein is translated as MQTKTITVQDTVGPTITVTPDTITLEAGSPSPDLLDGVTTDDGSTVTTTGSVDTSTPGTYVITYNSVDAQGNAAAPVTRTYIIQDTTDPVLTVPADVTLEFPADTTPANTGFATATDNALPAPTVTFSDVSVPGTGNIIEVITRTWTATDATGNSVSADQTITVQDTVGPTIHSYT